The DNA region ACTGAAAAGCGCTCAGGCACCAACCGCATCGAGTTTAAGATCCGCACTGTTGGATCCGGCAGTGAACAGTTTGTTGCAACAGATGAGGACAGAATTGCAAGCCACCAGGCTAAAATTGGAGGACACACAAAACGAATTGGCCGCGTGGAAATTCACGCCCGACAGTAACACCGGCAAACGGCTCATGGCCAAGTGCCGACTCCTGTACCAGGAGAACGAGGAGCTGGGTAAGGTGACCAGTTCTGGACGGATAGCGAAGCTGGAAAGCGATCTCGCGCTGCAGAAGAGCTTCTCGGAGGAAGTGAGGCAGTCGCAGAACGAGTTGGACAGTTTTCTTGCCGATCTGGATGAGGATGTGGAGGGCATGCAGAGCACCATACTGTTCCTGCAGCAGGAGCTGAAAAAGGCGAAGGATGCGACTCAGTCGTTGCAGAAGGAGAACAGTGCCCTGAAGACGGCGAATGGGACGGCGGCTAGTAATGGACCGCCGAGGGCCAATGGTGACAGTGCGGTGTGTGAACAGCAGCAACGGACCGGCGATTCGGACTCGGAGGGCGAGCGGACTCGTGTGAAGCGCGTCAGGCGGTCGTCGGTTCTTAGTATCGACTATAACGAAGACGATAcgctggtaatcaacacgaaCGGCGACGTAGCCATGTCCTCGGACCCGGAATAGTGGCGGTTTTACCCTTATCGCTTGATCGGATAGTGTGCGATCGTCTCTCTCTATCTCTATTCTTAATTCATCTCTTTATCTTTACATTTGTATCGGATTGACAACTCTTATTTGGATTGTTACGTGTACTTTCCTAATTACCATGCTGCATATATGTATGGTTTTGTCCAGTAATTATGGTATTTTTGAATTCGTTATTACAGGAGCCTAAATGTAACTTGTCGAATACCATTTAGAGAGAATATcctcattttatataaaatattctgtaaatAGATAGTTATTGAATCACAAAATGAAGGTAtcgttgatttttaaatatattctatacGTTGTAGAGTTAAACTATATCAAAAACCCTCGACAAATTGCATTAGGTCActgtaattgaaattttctgtGATTTTTATGCCATTATTTTGAAGATTTACAAAAATAGAGAGAGACTCAATTGATGATAGTGAGTGATGgccacacaaaaaataaactggtatgaaaaatttatcactaaaaaataaactgatgaacagtatatgaaaaattgtacataaaatttagcCGTTTGTGGTTTGTTCAAGAAAACTTTTGTGCTATACTATTTTAGGCCATACCAGTGAAGTTGATCACAGAGGATGTGTTTCTCACAGCGTTTTAGTAtctttttactataaattgaattatgttgttatttaaaataattaaccatgatctacagttttatattgttaat from Aethina tumida isolate Nest 87 chromosome 1, icAetTumi1.1, whole genome shotgun sequence includes:
- the LOC109597981 gene encoding pre-mRNA-splicing regulator female-lethal(2)D, coding for MSDQGDVLQPSSPAEKDRAPSRVPLSEAEMTSLTSAEWVNRWRQQESFVTSLERKLAQQEGELTDLRQANDRMRLQLTDSQQREKVLVRRLTAKEQETQDYVCQLNELKSAQAPTASSLRSALLDPAVNSLLQQMRTELQATRLKLEDTQNELAAWKFTPDSNTGKRLMAKCRLLYQENEELGKVTSSGRIAKLESDLALQKSFSEEVRQSQNELDSFLADLDEDVEGMQSTILFLQQELKKAKDATQSLQKENSALKTANGTAASNGPPRANGDSAVCEQQQRTGDSDSEGERTRVKRVRRSSVLSIDYNEDDTLVINTNGDVAMSSDPE